From Woronichinia naegeliana WA131, the proteins below share one genomic window:
- the asnB gene encoding asparagine synthase (glutamine-hydrolyzing), translating to MCGITAAIGAISPMIIKATEQINDAQFHRGPDGGGFWSSVDENEQGVALAHRRLAIMDLSANGAQPMIDQVTGNVITYNGEVYNYQELRRDLEKQGVKFRSECDTEVLLAGYRVWGEGVLDYLRGMFAFVIWNPQQNKAFCARDRLGIKPLYYASVQNNGGNTLLIASELRALLASGLIERKLDQKSLENYLWNGFVISPNTIIEAISLLPAGYKMTINMEGEIENYESFWTIPKYHSNNSSLESLEQELRDAVKMRLVSDVPVGVFLSGGIDSSVVAALAVQANAGTVKTFNLSFEEVEYDESVYAHQVAQALGTEHLEVQLSQAQFFAQLESALGSLDQPTFDGLNTYYISRAVKESGITVALAGTGGDELFGGYRSFREVSLAVKINQYLNKLPYSFRQNLSKQFIHWNEGELGSFPAQTRWGKIEDLLSTSNLTNIYQVFYSLFTKDFQNQLLGQKEYPSSYYGLTDFYTQKFQETIAQEPTLSSISQLEIAIFLGERLLRDTDVASMANSLEVRLPLIDHKVVGLVIEQKLKNRFYPLGKKRFLQNLVAEQLDARLFNRPKSGFVLPIEQWCRQSLKREISETFSDRAHLARIGLNADAVNALWQAFLADSPGLYWSRIWSIYILCWWCDRYQVSR from the coding sequence ATGTGCGGAATTACGGCAGCGATTGGTGCGATTTCCCCAATGATCATCAAGGCAACAGAGCAAATAAATGATGCCCAGTTTCATCGTGGGCCAGATGGTGGGGGTTTTTGGTCTTCTGTCGATGAGAATGAGCAAGGTGTGGCCTTAGCCCATAGACGACTAGCAATCATGGATTTAAGTGCCAATGGTGCCCAACCGATGATCGATCAAGTAACGGGAAATGTCATTACCTACAATGGCGAGGTCTATAATTACCAAGAACTACGACGAGACCTAGAAAAACAAGGTGTGAAATTTCGTTCTGAATGTGACACAGAAGTCCTTTTAGCAGGTTATCGAGTTTGGGGAGAAGGGGTTCTGGATTATTTGCGCGGAATGTTTGCATTTGTGATCTGGAACCCCCAACAAAATAAAGCTTTTTGTGCTCGAGATCGCCTGGGAATTAAGCCACTCTATTATGCTTCTGTCCAGAATAATGGTGGTAATACTTTATTAATCGCGTCAGAACTGAGAGCCTTATTAGCCAGTGGTTTAATTGAGCGAAAATTAGATCAAAAAAGTCTAGAGAATTATCTCTGGAATGGCTTTGTAATTAGTCCGAATACCATTATTGAGGCCATTTCTCTACTGCCTGCGGGTTATAAAATGACGATTAATATGGAGGGAGAGATTGAAAATTATGAATCCTTCTGGACAATTCCCAAATATCATTCTAATAATAGCTCTCTTGAATCCCTGGAACAGGAACTTAGAGATGCGGTAAAAATGCGTTTAGTGAGTGATGTTCCGGTGGGCGTTTTTCTCTCTGGTGGTATTGATTCTAGCGTAGTGGCTGCTTTAGCGGTTCAGGCAAATGCGGGTACAGTTAAGACTTTTAATTTATCCTTTGAAGAAGTAGAGTACGATGAATCCGTTTATGCTCATCAAGTGGCCCAGGCTTTAGGAACAGAACATCTTGAGGTACAACTATCCCAAGCTCAGTTTTTCGCACAATTGGAAAGTGCTCTAGGCAGTTTAGACCAACCCACTTTTGATGGTCTGAATACCTATTATATTAGCCGTGCAGTAAAGGAATCAGGCATTACGGTGGCCTTAGCCGGGACAGGAGGGGATGAACTCTTTGGCGGCTACCGCTCTTTTCGAGAAGTCAGTTTAGCGGTTAAAATTAACCAGTATTTGAATAAATTGCCCTATTCATTCCGTCAAAATTTATCAAAACAATTCATACATTGGAATGAGGGAGAATTAGGTAGCTTTCCGGCTCAAACCCGTTGGGGAAAAATCGAAGATCTTTTATCTACCAGTAATCTTACTAATATTTATCAGGTTTTTTACAGCTTATTTACTAAGGATTTTCAAAATCAATTATTAGGACAAAAAGAATATCCAAGTTCTTATTATGGTTTGACAGATTTTTATACCCAAAAATTCCAAGAAACCATCGCCCAAGAGCCAACTTTAAGTTCCATCAGCCAGCTTGAAATCGCTATTTTCCTAGGGGAGCGATTATTACGAGACACAGATGTTGCAAGTATGGCTAATTCTTTGGAAGTTAGACTACCTCTTATTGATCATAAGGTAGTTGGCTTAGTAATAGAACAAAAGCTCAAGAATCGTTTTTATCCCCTGGGGAAAAAGCGTTTTTTACAAAACTTAGTAGCAGAACAGCTTGATGCTCGATTATTTAATCGTCCTAAATCTGGATTTGTTTTACCGATTGAACAGTGGTGTCGTCAAAGTTTAAAGCGTGAAATTTCTGAGACTTTCAGCGATCGCGCTCATTTGGCTAGGATCGGACTGAATGCGGATGCGGTTAA